The genomic region ACTTGTTGGATTCCTGTCTCCACTCTCTGATGCCAACTCTCTCTACCTGGTCTTTTCTGGAGAGAAGAGCAGCCAGTGCGGATTCCCTCAGCCCTCTTCCATAATTGTCCGTAGCCGGAGACCCTCTTTCTGTCGAGAGAGCTGCCCAGAACTGCAGTCTTGGTACGTTCACCCCAgggaggtgcccccccccccccctgcataTGGGGCAGGAAGATCCTAGGTATGTTACTGTCTCCTCCAAACTCAAGTTTCAGTTCAATTTGACCACCTTTCCCTACCCCAGCTCCTGCccaatttatttctcctctcctgtcTTGTTTGAATCTCTGGATTCTGGCCTCTTGCCTTGGAGGCTCTCCTGGTTTACCTCCTGGCAAGACCTCTGGACACAGATTTTGGTCTACAGATTGTAATGCTACCATTGTGTAGGTCCTCTTGTTTGGCATgactgtctttcctttttttttttttttttttgagagagcaaagcacaagtggggcaggggcaaagagagagggagagagagaataccaagcaggctccacactgccatcacagagcctgacgtggggcttgaactcacaaactgagatgatgacccaagccaaaacgaAGACTGTCTcctaaccaactgacccacccaggtgcccctgcatgacTAATTCAGTTTTGTTGTGCCTTTATTTAAAGGAATGTTCTGAAAGCGTTGTTGTGTATTGCTCAGGCTATTTCCACTTCAGGGCTTAGCCCACCTCCTCTTGTGGCGAATCATTAACTAGTGTTGATGATCAGCCTCTTTACCTGAATCTTCTCCCCTCCACGCAGTAATCACGGTTACTTCCCAATAGAGTCCCTttttcctccacccccactgccatAGACTAACCTACTTATCAGCCTCCAAATTCTGCCCTTCTGGTTTGACTTTAGCAGTCAGTGGGGGAAGAGGCAAATCCTGTTTCacagaaagcacacacacagtGAAGATCATATGCAGGACAGCAAATCAGAGAACGAGAGAAAAGAGACACTGGTCTTTCAGTCATTTGTCTCactcaatattttttattcaatgtttttcatgttttgctcTTTCTTTAGCACTTCCATAAAAATGTAAGTTCTTTACATTATCAGGTTTTCCCTCTTGTGAATTCTTTGGTGTTGACGAAGGTGTGAACTCTGACTGAAGGCTCTCCCACACTCACtgcattcatagggtttctctccagtgtggattcTCAGGTGTCGAATGAGGTGTGAGCTCACTCTGAAGGTTTTCCCACATTCactacattcatagggtttctctctggtgtgaattctctgatgcaGGATGAGATGTGAGTTCAGGCTGAATGCTCGTCCACATTCTTTGCATTCAAAGGGTCTTTCCccagtgtgaattctctggtGCCTAGTAAGATCTGAGCTGCCCCCAAAGCCTTTCCCACACTCATTACATTCATAGGGCCTCtctccagtgtggattctctgATGCCTAATAAGCTTTGAGCTGTGTctgaaagctttcccacattcattacactGGTGGGTTTTCTCCCCACTAAAAATTGCTGCATGTTTATTAAGGTTTGGGCTCTTGAGAGATTTTCCATATTGGTGAATTTTTTCTCCAGCATAAATTCTTTGATGCttaataaaatctgaattccATTTGAAACTTTGGTCATAGGTACTATGTTTATGAGATTTCTGGTGTGTAAATTCACTTGAATTCAGGTTTAAGCTTCTGTCACATCCATCATGGCTTATTTCACCTGTAAGTGTATTTTTGTGGGTAAGGATTTTACTAAAACTTCCATCCTGAGCAGATGATGGTCTCTGAGACCCCCCtgattctttttcccattgcctCTTTAACCTGTCTGTAGACTTACAGATGTCTTGAGGCTCAGCAGATCCTTCTGACACGAATTCTGAAATTCTTCCTGATAGAATTCTCTGTGATTCCATTTTTTcataaatgtccaactttggcatGGATCCATTGTTTTCACTCTCATTATCTAAAATAACGCAAAGAGAAAGTGGTAAACATCTATTTGCTGAGTTGGAAGAAATACTCAACACTATTACATATTGGTACTTCACTTGGTTACTCTAAAAATGTGACTtttcaggggggcctgggtggttcagtcggttgagcatctgactcttggttttggctcaggtcatgatctcatggttggtgagtttgagccctccatcgggctctgtgctgacagcgcagagcctacttgggattctctctctctgcccttccctcactcgtgtgtgtgtgtggtctctctctcaaaataaataaacttaaaaaaattaaaaattcagatgtGGCCTTTCAAATGAAAGGGTTGAAGGGCACAAGGGAGAAAAACTGGTAAAAGAAGGTAGAATGCATGCAGAGGGGAAAacctccatccatctatccatccacccatttctTCATCTTCCATGGCTAACCCAATTCTGTAACCACTTTCTGCTACAGATCTCCTGAACACATCCCCTTCTTTACATTTCTGCTACCATGTTCCTTATCACTACTTTTTATCTAGGGGATTGTCACAGCCTCCTGCTGTTTTGACTCTGAGCTGCTAATCACTTTGAATATCCTCACCAGATTAGCTGTCCTTAAAACCCTGTCACCTCCTATACCTTACTCAGAAACTTTCACCCTCTTTCCTCCACAACTTACATGAATTCTTCCGCCTGGTTTCCAGAATCCATTTGTGATCTAGTCCTCACAATTCCTGCCTGTGGCTCACAAATTTATACTGTGCTTATGACTCTGTATTATGCATCTTGTCTTTGTTGTTGGGTTTGTTTTGTCTAGAATATGCTATGATAGGAAAGGTGGTTAGGCAGTGCTGGTCTTAGCATGGGGGAAATGTTGTGATTTTGGATAGGATGGATGGAAATGCTTCCAGAACAAACGTGAAAGCAGaatttaggtatttttaaaaaaatggactgtaatttactctttatttttgagaccactCATACCTAAAGTGATACTGAATCCATGAACTTCTTAAACAGATGAGTtttaggagtgtctgggtggctcggtctgttaagcatcagactgttgatctcggctcaagtcatgatttcacagtttgtgagttcaagtcccatgtcaggctctgccctgacagtgtggagcctgcctgggattctgtctccccctctctctacctcttcccccacttgctctctttctctcaaaaataaataaaaataaacttaaaaaaattttttttttttttttttttttttttatttatttttgggacagagagagacagagcatgaacgggggaggggcagagagagagggagacacagaatcggaaacaggctccaggctccgagccatcagcccagagcctgacgcggggctcgaactcacagaccgtgagatcgtgacctggctgaagtcggacgcttaaccgactgcgccacccaggcgccccttaaaaaaatttttaaacagaggaGTTTTAGAACAGTGATGAGTATTCCATGGAGGTGGTCACCAGAAATATGGCCAACTTCCTATAAAAACGTGAAAGCTTTGTAAGACcaaaagtacaataaaaaagataagagtgTGGATCTTGTATGCAtctgaattatatttcatttctgagTATATCATTATGTATCTGCTTCTCTATCATTATATATGCTTCTTTActaacatgttttatttctcttgatgcgtttcttcctcttattcttttgtttctttactcattctctgacattttctcattcatttttctttaatttactcaTAAAAGTATCCTGTGTTTTGGAAATATTCTGGATAAAGTACAAATGGGAGAATGTTAATATGCTTGATAAGGAACCAAATtctgggtggtgtgtgtgtgtgtgtgtgtgtgtgtgtgtgtgtgtgtttaattggcCAATGGCATACAGGGAAAGAGTTCTGTACTTCTCATGGGGTAATAAAGGAAAAGACCACCTATACTGACTGAGACTATTCTGAGAAGGCAAATTCACAGCCCCACTCCTTCAGTGACATGAAATGTGTGTAATACTGCTCCTTACCATAGTCCAGCACAAGGGATGCTGAAGAATCATGAAGGGACTTGGGGTCCACTGGCTGAAACTGGGCACTGAGTGCTGGTCCAGGAGGCACCACCTTTCCCCTGAATATTTCTTGCCCATGTGCAAGGACTGGaacctgagaaaaataaagtatatttgggCTTGTGAGAGAATCTCTGTTGGAACTGAACATCTTCCAAACACAAAGAGAACCTCCCACAGGAATACAAAACTGCAGAAGGATGGATTAAGTACGACTCAACTGTGAAATGTGGCACAGCACCAGCTGGAGTGGAAAGGAGACATAAATGCTGAAGGAAGAGCCCCTGCAGGTCTCATTGGGGTGTTCAATCTCAGACCCTTTCCTCCCACCGTGTGATCCAGCTCTCTGGAGGCCTTAGATCTCCTGTCCCCTGCGTACCTGGACTCCTGAGTCATCAGCGCCTCTCTCGAGATCTTCCAGTACTgtcactgcctcctccccactctccggGCGGTGCTCCCTCACCCAGGCCTGGAGCTCGGCGGGCAGGATGGTCAGGAACTGCTCCAGCACCAGCAGCTCCAGGATCTGCTCCTTGCTGTGCGTCTCAGGCCGCAGCCACTGATGGCAGAGCTCCCGGAGCCGGCTCAGGGCCTCACGGGGTCCAGGGGAATCCTGGTAGCAGAACTGCCTGAAAAGCTGTCGGCAGAGCTCCTGCCTGAGGGCATCACTTCTCTGGAAGCAAGTGTCCTGCCTCCAGACGAAATCTTCCTCTTCTATCTTCACTATCAGAAGTCCTGCATTCTCCCGAAGGTTCTCAGCTGTAGTTTTCTTTGATTCTGCCGTCATCCTGGGATGAAATGTATTCCCAGAAAACCCACTTCTGCTTTGTGCGGCgtcttatttagttttgagagctcttctaaaataaaaacaaaagtatctttttatttataaaacagctCTTACCGTCTATGAAGATTAAAGATCACATCGCAGAAATTGTCATTTCCCGTTATACAGAAGTGTACTGGGCATTTAGCATATGTACAACCACTGAAATACCTGCTCTGTGGAGTACAACAGTCCCATGATTTCTACCTCACAGTagccaaaatttaaatttaaaaacaaaatactttaaagtagaaacaataaacataaaacttaTAACTTTAAGCTGATGCTACATGTTAACATGCCACATGCAATTAGATTATAtgtaagtcagaaagacaaaaaagcatCAGCACAGTACAATGACAAAGTGCTTCATAAAGTTGGGAGATTCAAGAGAGCCTAGTCGTTTGTAATGGATGGGAAAGCTTAATTCAGAAACTAACTTCTGAAGAATGGAAAGGATTTTGAAAGgatgtgggagagagaaaaataggaaattacaAGCAAGGAAATGGCCTGAACAAGTGGCTAATGGTAGGATCACGGAAGCAGGAAAGCAAAAAGTTCAGCAAGTTTGTATAAGGATATCACAGAGGCAAAGGCCCTCCTGTAGAAAGCCTCAGATGTCAAGATCCGGAATTCAGAATTTACTTTTTAGACACTGCGGAGCTAAGGGAGGCTTCTGAGCACAAAGACCTGAAAAATACTGTTTATGGAGATTAATTAATATGTTGTTCATTTCTGGGATAGACTGCAacatggaaagagaaacagaggccaCACTTGTGCTCATACAAGTGTGCGGAAAATACAAGCTTGGAATGATAATTATCAATTCAAAATCTGGAACTAGGATTACTTATAAATCTGTTAAATAATAAGggcaaat from Panthera uncia isolate 11264 chromosome B2 unlocalized genomic scaffold, Puncia_PCG_1.0 HiC_scaffold_25, whole genome shotgun sequence harbors:
- the ZNF165 gene encoding zinc finger protein 165, whose product is MTAESKKTTAENLRENAGLLIVKIEEEDFVWRQDTCFQRSDALRQELCRQLFRQFCYQDSPGPREALSRLRELCHQWLRPETHSKEQILELLVLEQFLTILPAELQAWVREHRPESGEEAVTVLEDLERGADDSGVQVPVLAHGQEIFRGKVVPPGPALSAQFQPVDPKSLHDSSASLVLDYDNESENNGSMPKLDIYEKMESQRILSGRISEFVSEGSAEPQDICKSTDRLKRQWEKESGGSQRPSSAQDGSFSKILTHKNTLTGEISHDGCDRSLNLNSSEFTHQKSHKHSTYDQSFKWNSDFIKHQRIYAGEKIHQYGKSLKSPNLNKHAAIFSGEKTHQCNECGKAFRHSSKLIRHQRIHTGERPYECNECGKGFGGSSDLTRHQRIHTGERPFECKECGRAFSLNSHLILHQRIHTREKPYECSECGKTFRVSSHLIRHLRIHTGEKPYECSECGRAFSQSSHLRQHQRIHKRENLIM